A stretch of the Helicoverpa zea isolate HzStark_Cry1AcR chromosome 15, ilHelZeax1.1, whole genome shotgun sequence genome encodes the following:
- the LOC124636838 gene encoding uncharacterized protein LOC124636838, producing the protein MNLDESAGCSSSKGQENGDASNGSERPLKKARFAWQVKGKYHLKNETSGQPKTSTTESIDPPAVAGSSAGFGSGSSNNIGTEQNLERLGDYLMKQDFNTLDSVMADPDNSHLNPSATDNFQYPRYVSSRVEALPRHILQTDYNYNDDDEMESVPMSLVPSQCYTEDQCIARWQARQMAKGVVDNTINRVLDTWVHVPVPPEHNSTRTLALDVADFINNLPSDNSVENEGILMAISAHGLQNPDFDEFRESPTHEQLSNLELCLSPFNSDDESQDPVNRNHTCHLGTSSADLEMPWSYSDDQKTDYAMLPGAASLSYQFLAENLRNQNNMEIEDDNNDESFDYLNENQNNSDEASDDATDDATDAATEGDNHCDFLDAAVLYAIQSRGLTTFGSDYG; encoded by the exons ATGAACTTAGACGAATCTGCTGGATGTTCGTCGAGTAAAGGACAAGAAAATGGCGACGCATCGAATGGTTCCGAGCGCCCACTCAAGAAAGCACGTTTTGCGTGGCAAGTTAAAGGGAAATATCACCTAAAGAATGAAACAAGTGGGCAACCAAAAACATCTACTACAGAATCCATCGATCCACCTGCCGTAGCTGGTTCTTCAGCTGGTTTCGGCAGTGGAAGTAGTAACAACATAGGTACAGAACAAAACCTAGAGAGACTGGGTGATTACTTAATGAAACAAGACTTCAATACTTTAGACTCTGTTATGGCAGATCCTGACAATTCTCATCTCAACCCAAGTGCAACTGATAATTTTCAATACCCAAGATATGTAAGCTCTCGAGTTGAAGCACTGCCAAGACATATTTTGCAGactgattataattataatgatgatgatgaaatggaGTCAGTTCCTATGTCATTAGTTCCATCGCAGTGTTATACAGAAGATCAATGCATAGCAAGGTGGCAGGCCAGACag aTGGCAAAAGGAGTTGTTGACAACACTATAAACCGTGTTTTGGATACCTGGGTACATGTCCCAGTGCCGCCAGAACATAACAGCACCAGGACCCTGGCTCTTGATGTAGCAGATTTTATTAACAACCTCCCTTCAGACAACAGTGTTGAAAATGAAGGGATACTTATGGCAATCTCTGCACATGGGTTACAAAACCCAGACTTTGATGAATTCCGTGAATCTCCGACACATGAACAGTTATCCAATCTTGAATTATGTTTATCTCCTTTTAACTCGGATGATGAATCTCAGGACCCAGTCAATCGTAATCATACATGTCATCTTGGTACTTCTTCAGCTGACTTAGAAATGCCATGGTCATATTCAGATGACCAGAAAACTGACTATGCAATGCTTCCGGGTGCTGCCAGTTTATCATATCAATTTCTTGCTGAGAATCTCCGTAACCAAAACAACATGGAAATCGAGGATGACAACAATGATGAATCATTTGACTATCTAAATGAGAATCAAAATAATTCTGATGAGGCATCCGATGATGCTACTGATGATGCCACTGACGCTGCCACTGAGGGTGACAATCATTGTGATTTCCTAGATGCAGCAGTTTTATATGCCATTCAGAGTAGAGGATTAACCACTTTTGGAAGCGATTATGGCTAA
- the LOC124636837 gene encoding protein pygopus, with protein sequence MSHNLAGMPSYRLPGPGLGPPDFKPPMDTPTPPAPAPSNPKKRRKTSNANNALTPPQPPPTAQDLLPPPLTGYGDTIVASNPFDDSPSTVSHNGPMMSQNGSMMNQNGPMGMMGPMHSMGGPPMRLMSPHGMNPMNQQMPPRGGISPMGNMSPMGHMGGMSPMGGPNMSMSNHSMGPGMGPTSRSMGSPMSPMNSMPMGSPMSSGPMGSPMNMGSMAGSHMSNSPMGPPMHSPLGAGSMNGPMNGPMGGGGPGMNVPRMNGPMGPSCSNGSMGPSNSIMSSNPMQGGGMGPGHCGPMRHGSPMPSGMGSGPMGGNGPMTSMGPGPPYSSSHMGHGGPMGMGGNGSMGMGPGPGNMGNCGPLAGMSGMAMGGPGGQGVGPMGQSMGMFGPKPMPVSAGKVYPPDQPMVFNPQNPNAPPIYPCGVCHKEVHDNDQAILCESGCNFWFHRGCTGLTEPAFQLLTAEVYAEWVCDKCLHSKNIPLVKFKP encoded by the exons ATGAGTCACAATCTGGCTGGAATGCCATCCTACAGGCTGCCAGGCCCAGGACTAGGGCCTCCAGACTTCAAGCCTCCGATGGACACGCCGACACCGCCGGCGCCAGCACCAAGCAACCCTAAAAAGAGAAGGAAAACTTCAAATGCTAATAATGCATTAACGCCCCCTCAACCTCCTCCCACGGCACAAGATCTTCTGCCTCCTCCTCTAACAGGATATGGAGACACTATTGTTGCTTCAAACCCCTTTGATGACTCTCCTTCCACCGTATCACATAATGGCCCCATGATGAGTCAGAATGGATCAATGATGAATCAAAATGGTCCAATGGGAATGATGGGGCCAATGCACAGTATGGGTGGCCCACCAATGAGACTCATGAGCCCGCATGGAATGAACCCCATGAACCAGCAAATGCCTCCTAGAGGTGGAATCAGTCCGATGGGTAATATGAGTCCTATGGGACATATGGGTGGTATGTCACCTATGGGAGGCCCCAATATGAGTATGAGTAACCACAGTATGGGGCCAGGAATGGGCCCAACATCTAGGTCAATGGGCAGTCCAATGAGTCCCATGAATTCTATGCCAATGGGTTCACCAATGTCATCTGGACCTATGGGAAGCCCTATGAATATGGGGTCAATGGCAGGCAGTCACATGAGCAATAGTCCTATGGGGCCACCAATGCACAGTCCTCTCGGGGCTGGATCTATGAATGGACCAATGAATGGTCCCATGGGTGGTGGAGGACCAGGCATGAATGTCCCACGCATGAACGGACCAATGGGGCCTAGTTGCTCTAACGGTTCAATGGGACCTAGTAATTCAATAATGTCTTCTAATCCAATGCAAGGTGGTGGTATGGGACCTGGGCACTGTGGACCCATGAGACATGGAAGTCCAATGCCCTCAGGCATGGGAAGTGGACCAATGGGTGGCAATGGTCCAATGACATCTATGGGCCCAGGTCCCCCTTATTCTAGCAGTCATATGGGTCACGGAGGACCGATGGGTATGGGAGGAAATGGATCTATGGGGATGGGTCCTGGACCAGGAAATATGGGAAATTGTGGACCACTTGCTGGAATGAGTGGCATGGCAATGGGTGGTCCAGGAGGGCAAGGAGTGGGTCCAATGGGCCAGAGCATGGGTATGTTTGGACCTAAGCCTATGCCAGTGAGTGCTGGTAAAGTGTACCCACCTGACCAACCTATGGTGTTTAACCCTCAAAACCCTAATGCTCCACCCATATATCCATGTGGAGTTTGTCACAAAGAAGTACATGACAATGATCAAGCTATATTGTGTGAATCTGGATGCAACTTCTGGTTTCATAG GGGCTGCACAGGCCTAACGGAGCCAGCATTCCAGTTGCTGACGGCAGAAGTGTATGCGGAATGGGTGTGTGACAAGTGCCTGCACTCCAAGAATATACCTCTGGTGAAGTTCAAACCATAG